The genomic region AATCttgcaacctgcgcttgtgtttgattttattcaggaatgtaatacctaattcaaccactgggtgtcaaacttgcatacggCACCTTTAAATGTCAAGTGAATATTTCAGCTTTTAAATTGGCCTAAATAAGGCTTACAgtgaaaattaaaatgaaaatttgaattttaaatgtgaaaataattcaaaatacatTGCTACACCTTTatattaagttaagttaaatgtTTATCTGTTGCACAGTGTATTGTTGAGTCTGTATCAATAATGGACATCATCTGTGGTGAGGATCCTTCATATGTGTACCGTGCCTTTCCCTGCATCAAAGCCCTGTATGGCAGGCTGAATGGAGACTTTGCCTATGCTCGAACCCTGCTGCCTATTGCTCAGTTCTACCTCAACCACAGTGAGTACATTCACCGTTACACCTCAATTAGTGTGACGTATGTATCTCAGCATCTGTGTCTCTTTTCTCAGGTGAGACGGCCGCGGTGGATTCGGAAGCTGTTTTCTGCCAACTCTTCGGCCACTGTCCCGCTGAGCAGTTCAATGAGCCCATGCTCGCGTTCGAGTTTGTCCAGTTTTGCCTTCTCAATGCCAGCGTTCTGCAGGACAGAGTGGCCAACTACAGACAGAGCTTCCCAAATCTCCTAAAGGTGGGACACATATCTGTTTAATCCAAACAAAGTGCTGTTAggataatttattattatctaattattacattaaaaccTGGTTAACTTGCTTGGTTTTTCAGTTTTCAACCTGGTTAACTTGCTTGGTTTTTCAGTTTgtgtaaaataaagcattttgGAAACATTACTTAACAGTACATTTAGTACAACAGTACAAGGTTTTGCTCTACATTGTAAATTACAGACACCAATATAGAATTTTAAAATTGGTATGCTATGGTAataatatttacagtgctcagcatatataagtacaccccgacccctcataaatctatcttttaaattaatattttaataggaagctatacaatattatatttgtgcatatacattacattagtcagtactgaagccaaatatggagctcatctaacaaaataactgaagATAACAGTCTAAAAACGAGTACACACAAATTTATATGGTATAGGAAAATATTaactaaaaattttaaaaagaggaaaaatcaagagaagcaaaaaaaaattatttttttcccccaatactttgcttgaatttaattgtattatctgttCATTTTTaagtatgtttggtgactaaaatattattttaataaatatagatttttaataaatctgttttgtttaaatgcatcaaaatactttgcctatatattcactgagaaatggagaaaaatattcattttcaaaatggggtgtactcaattatgctgagcactgaatgtGGTGTAAGCGAGTAAATAATGTTTGTGATGTGTGTGCAGTTAACAGTGTACAACACAATGATCATGTATGATTTACCCaaatctgaaaattctgtcatcatttaatcatccttcacttgtcgcaaatttgtatgagtttctttcttctgttgtacacaaaatataaaaataaaagaaagctgaaaacttgtaaccattgacttccatagtatttgtttttcctactatggtcaAGGGTTTCCAGtgttcatctttcttcaaaatatcttcttttaggttCAGCAAAATAAAGGAAACTCATTAAGATTTGGAACAACTTGTGGATGAGTACATTTTAGAGTGATCTGTCactaagttatttttaaaaaaaaaaggaaaaatctgaTAGTAGTCAATGGTAGATTAGTCTTCTGGTCTTTCAAATCATCTCTGCTCCACCATTTTCTTGAAAATAAGTTGTACATGACTATAAATTTGCCTGTTTACACAATGTACAATAACTCgttaattttattttcggcttagtccctttattaatctggggtcgccatagcggaatgaaccgctaactcatccagcatatgttttacacagcgaatgcccttccagctgcaacccagtactggaaaacacccatacactcacattcactactgccaatttaactaacccaattcacctatagcgcatgtctttggactgtgggggaaactgaagcactcggaggaaacccacaagaacatggggagaacatgcaaactccacacagaaatgccaactggccgagctgtggctcgaatcagcgaccttcttgctgtcaggcaacagcgctacccactgcgccactaagCTGCCAGTAcgataactaaaactaaaactctTTCTActtgaaacaacaacaacaatgcaaCGTTCACAACATGCTACAAAGAACTGACCAATTTTAAACCGTTTCACTGCAGCCCAGTTCTAATACACAGAATTCTATTGTCCTCTGTGTgtatgctaatatagttatatttataattattattctacataatACTAAAGTTCAAACATCATCCACCCTTTATCCCGCTGTATCAGATGGATGTGGTTTGGGAACTTGGAACTTTAAATCTGGATTAATCAAATTACTGTCATATCTTTTGAAAGGGATTTAAAACAAGTAGTATAAAACAAGCAGAAATAATAATGGCATTCACTATAAACAAATCTAACCCAGATAAACTATATTTAAAGGGAAAGGTGTTCGCTTTACATGTATGCTTGATttttttaacttctttttttCGTACAAAATATTTCGGGAGCAAACACTTGCAAGTTCAGCTAACATTCAATGAAAGTGTGTCATCAAACGTTCTCTTTCCCTGTCAGTTCTTAGCGTGGAACAGCTCAGGACTGATTGCAGAGTTTGTGGAGCTGCTCCCATCACTGATAGCTCCAGATACAGCCATTGAGTTACTGCACACCATCCTGGATCTGCCCTGTTTAGCAGCGGCTCTGGACCTCCAGCAGAGGTACATCACTTCACTGAGCGCAGATCAGCTTCATAACTCTGAGTTGATTGTGATGTGAATTAGACATCGTGCTATTACAGATCGTCGTGCTATCAGGCTCCAGACCGTACCACATGGGACCAGCAGGGGGCGAAAGTGGCAGCTTGTCTGGAGGCTTTCCGCCAGCCGTCCTATAGAGGGCTCTTTCTCTACATCCTCAGACCTGAAGCTGGCACTGGAGACACAATAGACAGGTCATGCCTGACATATCATTTAAGCAATCTGATCAAATCTAGTTTTTCTGAAAAATGGATTATAaaaaaacctgattaactttccTTCTCATGAAAGGAGCAATAGAAAGCTGCCATTgtgtcaaaaaacaaacaaacaaaagaatggtGTCTACAaagtttacaattttaaatgaagTCGCAGGATTCTTATTAGAGTGTGAGGGTGCAGAATAGATATGAAATTCAAAGAGAAGAAACAATTACACTACTGTAAGAATGGGGTCagatttttagaaataaatatatttctaaaagaaGTCACACATGCTCTGCTCGCCATACACTTAATCCAAAATACAGGGGAAAAATTTATATTATGAACTATTCTGAACATTTTCTGCCACCTTTGATTACTTTAGTGTCATTGCTGAATAAAATATCATAGTGTCTTGAAACAGTGACAATACTGTTTCTtcagattttaatattaatttaaatatgatgTGATTAATATAGTTAAGTCACTGCAAAAAAATAGTCTTCCACCACCTGAATGTTGCATTTGGATTaaagtgtgtttttaaatgtctgcttaaaataaatctctgatttACCTCATAGGCTAAAAGAGCTTCATCAGATTCTGGCTGATATGGTGGATTGTCCACGGGTGGTTCAGTGCGCTCAGATTGTTCCTGTGCTTCTTCATGTCTACTTCAACACAGTAACAGAGGTGagagtgaaaatgaaaataaaaattactgTTGTCAAAATCATTTTGTGGAATCTCTGGCAACAAGAGATCTGTTTCCATGGGTTTTTATTGTCTTTCATAGAAagctgatgagaagatgatgaacCAGCTGCTTCTGGTGTTACTGGAGAGATGCAGCCTGCTCTACAacatcaaaacatttcatgtaGAGGTGCAAAGGTGAGGCATTTTAAAAAgatactatattattttaaagatattattttatattatattatatacaactaTAAGGCAAAACTATTATTATTGAAAAggcgatgtttaacagagcaaggcaatgtttttaaatatttaaaaagaaacaaaaaaattgcctggatggaataaaagcagttattacaTCAAATtaggatcaatattattagccttaagTATATTTCTTTCAATTGGCCACACACATAAActctgttgtccaatgacttgcctaattaagcagATTACCCAatctttaaaggggtagttcacccaaaaaaaggaaaattctgtcctcatttattcacccttcaacTGTTTCAAACCTGTCTgcgcttttttttctgttaaaaaacaaaagaagatattttgaagaatgttggaaacatacAATTGACtgcaatagtattttttttttactatgaatgtcagtggctacaggtttccaacattcttcaaaattgctGAGCGCTATAGAAGTAAAGATGACTTGTACAATAATTAGAAACTATAACAGTAATAAAAACCACGAAGATAGATCACTACTAAAATTTCTGGAGAGTACAGCAATCGAAAATTGTTAAAAGCATACAGACACTTGCTTTAGTCAACAAACATAAAGTGTCCCATTGGCCCCAAATAAATGAATCTTGCTTTCATTAACTAAAGTGATCTTTGGTCCAGTTTTCTGACCACACTACAAAGATTAGTCCTATAGGGCCAAGCAGTGACAATTTAGCAAATTGAGgcttgttctctaattttgatcttaTATAagtgtaccaaaaatatttcatcATGTCAGTGaagttagtgcgtcgacacatgcacatcggtgcttgcggcgacccgagttcgattccacctagcggtcctatgccgatcgttcccctctctctgctccccgtgctttcctgtcaatactctctgcTGTCCTATCAAAttaaggtgaaaaccctgaaaaaattatttgtaaaaaaataataataaatatatatatatatatatatatatataaatgtcatcATACTTgccttattctccgtgtacgagcgggcgcagccatttgaatctttttggctcgagacttccggtctcattcacttccattcatttttggaCATTAAGAGCAGCTCGTTATGCtgtttgatgttgcaaactgatgttttcttcttatattattctgctttgtctgtattgtcatgaacacacttgtttgtagagcaagtagtttgaccattttctgctgttcattattcctagtcatttctcccaaaggcagctgaatcagaagttctaaaacaattgccaaaacgagcgcacttctgcattgcagaataaggtcaatctTCTggaatttaataatcattttgttGCGATTGTAGGGTGTTCAGCACTCACCTGCAGGCCCTGTGCAAACTTCACCCACTACTGATTGTAGATCAATCCAGGGAGATCCTAGAATTCGCAGGTTCCCCGACCAACATTTACAGTAAAGAAGACTTCTACACACATGTGGTGAGTTAAACTGTTAAGACATTGATTGTGTCATTATTGTTGCTGTGCTGACTGTCTTGACTGTGCAGGTGTGGGTTATTGGCGAGTATCTGTCAGTGTCGTACGACCCGCGCTGCAGGGTGGAACTGATCACCTCTTTCTTTGAGTGTTTGGAGGCTGTGCTGTTTGAGATCACGCAGGTCCGACAGTCTGCCAGTCCACCCAGTTTCTCCCCGCGCCTCATCACTGTGCTCATGACCACACTCGCTAAACTGGCCACACGCAGTCAGGATCTTATTCCCAGGTAAAACAACTTGCGGCCACTCAATATATGTGTCATATGCTTTTGTCATTTCAAGTTGCATTTACCAAgcagaaaacatattaaatacaagTGACTGATGTTTCAAATAACAACTGTGAAAATATGTACATAAGGCATTCAGTGCATCAGAtagatttatgtaaaaatgaaacacacTTATTCATTTTTTCATGATCACTTATTCATATGTTTTAAATACATCATTTCTAATGGGAGTTTGCAGGATGGTGGCAAAGAATAAAGATAAATGTTGACAGTTAATTCATATTTTGGGGCTTCGTTTTGATCCATAATTAGTGTTTTAATATGTCAACAAGACAATTTTTTAACTATTGTCACACTTAATGAATTTTTTctgtaaatcataataataataataaatacatgcagAGCAtggacatttttaattttttaaaaatcattttaaggtcaaaattattagcccctttatgctatatttttttgatagtctacagcagtttttcccaaccctattcctgaaggcacaccaacagtacatattttggatgtctcccttttctgacccattaacttcaggtgttggagtctcttctgatgttatgataagatgattcaggtgtggttgattagggagaggttgaaaatgtgtactgttggtctgccttcaggaacagggttgggaaacactggtctaacgaacaaaccatcattatacaataacttgcctaactaccctaacctgcctagttaacctaattagcctagttaagcctttaaatgtcactttaagctgtatagaagtgtcttgaaaaatatctagtcaaatattatttactgtcatcatggcaaagataaaataaatcagttattagagatgagtgattaaaactattatgtttagaaatgtgttgaaaaaaatctctctgttatacagaaattgaggaaaaagggggactaataattttatttatatatatatatatatatatatatatatatatatatatatatatatatatatatatatatacttacaaataaagtatatacatacacacatatggaaaatataaaagtacaatttatcagttcatttattgtgtttatgtatattatgaatataattaGATTATTCTATATGAATGTATTCGATTACATTTTCTCTGTAGACAAAATTAGTtcagtttattatttatatatttaatacaaaataaaataaaaaaaaacaatgaaaatttgTTACATTAAACAGCTTATTCAGGAAGGCagtacttaattaaaaaaataacagttataaaatagtattaatataataaataaacaattcattttggtgttctcaatatatatatatattttttaattaaaagttaaatatgaATATCTTGGATATTCTGGAAAAGGTGTGTATACTGACTGAGTAGagctgtaaatatatacacaaccAGTCAAAAGTTAAGTAATAAGTAATcttaattacaaatgtatttcgaattgttaattttttttaggaTTAAAAAGGGGGCTGCGATTGTATAACAAAAACACAGCAATATTAGGAAATAttgcaataatttttttctttttcttttttataatagTCTATACCTGTGATGGTGAAGCTgaattttcagtgtcacatgatccttaagatattatattattagatatttgtggctgaaagggcatctgctgcataaaacatgtgccagagtaattggtggttcattttgctgtggcaacccctgataaatcagggactaagccgaaggaatgagagtgagtaagtgagtgtgtgctatttatattattattaactattatatcAGTTTAAATTTTTCAGGTGTAGTTCAATTGTATTTCTATTTTCAGCTCaacttatattttttttttctaaaaagtcGTAacacacagtaaaacccaaaTCCATTATCCACCAATATTTCTACTGTAAACCCCTCACTCTTTCCATATCTGTTTCTCTCCTAGAGCGTCACTCTTCCTGTCTAAGATGCGAACGTTTGCGCGCAGTGCTCCAGTAACGGCCTGCTACAGCGAGGAGGACACTGAGGAGATCATCACACGCGCACACGAACTTATTAACCTGCTTAAGTTGCCCAATGTGGCTCAGTTTGTCCTGGCTCCTTCAGC from Danio aesculapii chromosome 3, fDanAes4.1, whole genome shotgun sequence harbors:
- the ap5z1 gene encoding AP-5 complex subunit zeta-1 isoform X1; the protein is MYAAATESLIKQAREIKEEELQRFCGRVYKLLHSKDVIGEAVDSLQRLHLIVSATKYARELPSDLLMKLQTLLRSSSCPEQLQFLSSSIIRESFPPSVHSLCSDLSQDSRIFSCVAAVVLSQAGGKEDMMPLCHHLMKSFESRLSDGQIPKHALPILSSMITAYPEILTDDQVNLVSRKLVDWLRYASMQQGASMSSGGFFSAPRTRQPAPLTEVDGVVTGDFFTVLCVGQSYTEDQWMNMYAFSMIKSWLLTYDTEGTTNTESALLKRAQIIQLQHQDDRSEVDSSVMSMVSATSSSSRLLPPKERLREKAFEYCQRLIEQSDRKALKRTDTELQKACIVESVSIMDIICGEDPSYVYRAFPCIKALYGRLNGDFAYARTLLPIAQFYLNHSETAAVDSEAVFCQLFGHCPAEQFNEPMLAFEFVQFCLLNASVLQDRVANYRQSFPNLLKFLAWNSSGLIAEFVELLPSLIAPDTAIELLHTILDLPCLAAALDLQQRSSCYQAPDRTTWDQQGAKVAACLEAFRQPSYRGLFLYILRPEAGTGDTIDRLKELHQILADMVDCPRVVQCAQIVPVLLHVYFNTVTEKADEKMMNQLLLVLLERCSLLYNIKTFHVEVQRVFSTHLQALCKLHPLLIVDQSREILEFAGSPTNIYSKEDFYTHVVWVIGEYLSVSYDPRCRVELITSFFECLEAVLFEITQVRQSASPPSFSPRLITVLMTTLAKLATRSQDLIPRASLFLSKMRTFARSAPVTACYSEEDTEEIITRAHELINLLKLPNVAQFVLAPSAGADGPRWHRDTNASLPQAMRAVSGLLHRHSSFLPA
- the ap5z1 gene encoding AP-5 complex subunit zeta-1 isoform X2, with the protein product MYAAATESLIKQAREIKEEELQRFCGRVYKLLHSKDVIGEAVDSLQRLHLIVSATKYARELPSDLLMKLQTLLRSSSCPEQLQFLSSSIIRESFPPSVHSLCSDLSQDSRIFSCVAAVVLSQAGGKEDMMPLCHHLMKSFESRLSDGQIPKHALPILSSMITAYPEILTDDQVNLVSRKLVDWLRYASMQQGASMSSGGFFSAPRTRQPAPLTEVDGVVTGDFFTVLCVGQSYTEDQWMNMYAFSMIKSWLLTYDTEGTTNTESDDRSEVDSSVMSMVSATSSSSRLLPPKERLREKAFEYCQRLIEQSDRKALKRTDTELQKACIVESVSIMDIICGEDPSYVYRAFPCIKALYGRLNGDFAYARTLLPIAQFYLNHSETAAVDSEAVFCQLFGHCPAEQFNEPMLAFEFVQFCLLNASVLQDRVANYRQSFPNLLKFLAWNSSGLIAEFVELLPSLIAPDTAIELLHTILDLPCLAAALDLQQRSSCYQAPDRTTWDQQGAKVAACLEAFRQPSYRGLFLYILRPEAGTGDTIDRLKELHQILADMVDCPRVVQCAQIVPVLLHVYFNTVTEKADEKMMNQLLLVLLERCSLLYNIKTFHVEVQRVFSTHLQALCKLHPLLIVDQSREILEFAGSPTNIYSKEDFYTHVVWVIGEYLSVSYDPRCRVELITSFFECLEAVLFEITQVRQSASPPSFSPRLITVLMTTLAKLATRSQDLIPRASLFLSKMRTFARSAPVTACYSEEDTEEIITRAHELINLLKLPNVAQFVLAPSAGADGPRWHRDTNASLPQAMRAVSGLLHRHSSFLPA